Proteins encoded within one genomic window of Cucumis sativus cultivar 9930 chromosome 3, Cucumber_9930_V3, whole genome shotgun sequence:
- the LOC101203546 gene encoding G patch domain-containing protein 11, which produces MAESDFRQTNEPDEEEEDYMGDLSKLLPPDDTTSSKSIFRKVAANKTPVVQSSNKKPKTFNWQEQRRRDRERKQHEEDEQTLARIEAPIPQSNIGFKLLKQMGYTPGAALGKEGSGLAEPVGLEIRRSRAGIGRQDPIKEKVKQEEIRAEKKRSHQEALMEEFGSRQKLQWRSRRIVVNYNKAKAALDQLENKEVVEPEKDNEEEGEQEEEEEEIITEEDLEDILMKLRDEHRYCLFCGYQYDSMDSLLSNCPGISEDDH; this is translated from the exons ATGGCGGAATCGGATTTCAGGCAAACCAATGAACcagacgaagaagaagaagactaCATGGGCGACCTCTCTAAGTTGCTTCCTCCAGACGATACTACCTCTTCCAAATCCATATTCAGAAAG GTTGCTGCTAATAAAACCCCTGTTGTCCAATCATCGAATAAGAAACCCAAAACCTTCAATTGGCAAGAACAGCGCAGACGGGATAGAGAACGGAAGCAACACGAAGAGGACGAACAGACATTGGCTAGAATAGAGGCTCCGATTCCACAATCCAACATTGGGTTTAAATTGTTGAAGCAGATGGGGTACACTCCCGGGGCAGCTTTGGGCAAGGAGGGATCCGGACTTGCAGAGCCTGTGGGACTTGAGATTCGACGGTCGCGAGCTGGAATTGGCAGGCAAGATCCGATTAAAGAGAAGGTGAAGCAAGAAGAGATTAGAGCTGAGAAAAAGAGGAGCCATCAGGAGGCCTTGATGGAGGAATTTGGGTCTCGACAGAAGTTGCAATGGAGAAGTCGAAGAATTGTGGTCAATTACAACAAGGCCAAAGCAGCACTTGATCAATTGGAGAATAAGGAAGTTGTGGAGCCAGAGAAGGACAATGAGGAGGAAggagaacaagaagaagaagaggaagagattATAACAGAAGAG GATTTGGAGGATATTTTGATGAAACTGAGAGATGAACATCGATATTGCCTTTTCTGTGGATACCAG TACGACTCAATGGATTCCCTCCTATCTAACTGCCCTGGAATTAGTGAAGATGATCACTGA
- the LOC116402511 gene encoding uncharacterized protein LOC116402511, which produces MSHIPMLVRYGGMWDERRRKYEGGMLKGIVVSKEITHKDLQAELYDLAEVDPSKFDVMIRCIYEIKVEHEAPTFELSNDRDLKFYLLSENPLKVPLYVSFEPKSNQSKKVLSKDYNSVSGSNQAHNLNPHPPIVMDTLNENEVHVREVEVGLCDNVIGTTSAIWESYESYDSKDETFTWEPVEMNSESFDIPQHRDGPTKDCKGKSKVRYSSSSQKLKTDMNDWSEESSTSEEFDVGQIFFSKKDLSMRLSVLAMKKNFQFVVKKSTKEVLFVRCIDNKCGWRLRAMRLKDSNIFKIKKYVKVHSCSLDVLNRDHRQAKSWVVGELIKSKFKGVGRLYKPRDIIEDMRQDYGINMSYEKAWRARENAYERVRGCPEESYNLLLRYGEALKLANVGTIFHMELEDNRFFKYLFMAVGPCVRGFLNCIRPVIVMDGTFLKNKYRGQLIVAVCLDGNNQIYPLAFGVVDRETDASIQWFLEKLKGAIGEVPNLGFVTDRKTCFSKCIASVFPSAFHGLCVQHLTQNLNDKYKNDTIATLFYNASRTYRESTFSEAWRSILAFPNDSGKYLNDVGITRWSRFHCPGRRYNMMTTNIAESMNSILKEPRDLPIASFLEHVRALLQRWFWERREEGIKVTSTLTKWAELVLQKKQERALTMKVNPIDCYQFHVKDLDKEEVINLHTQECTCKEFQAEQLPCAHAIAVARDRNINVYSLCANYYTNECLLAAYSEAVYPVGNQSEWKTTEEYVHMTVLPPKVVKRVGRPKKKRIPSVGEAPKLHKCGRCKETGHNRLTCTNPISYIQKSSIQD; this is translated from the coding sequence ATGTCACATATTCCCATGTTAGTGCGTTACGGTGGTATGTGGGATGAGAGGCGAAGAAAATACGAAGGAGGCATGTTAAAAGGCATCGTTGTCAGTaaagaaataacacataaagATTTACAGGCAGAATTATATGACCTTGCAGAAGTTGACCCTTCAAAGTTCGACGTAATGATAAGATGCATATATGAGATAAAAGTGGAACACGAAGCTCCTACATTTGAGTTAAGCAATGAccgtgatttgaagttttatcttcttagtGAAAATCCATTAAAGGTCCCTTTATACGTCTCATTTGAGCCTAAAAGtaatcaaagcaaaaaagtgTTAAGCAAAGATTACAATTCAGTATCTGGCAGCAACCAAGCTCATAACTTAAACCCTCATCCTCCAATTGTAATGGATACattaaatgagaatgaagTCCATGTtcgtgaagttgaagttggctTGTGTGATAACGTGATAGGGACCACTTCGGCTATATGGGAATCATATGAGTCATATGATTCGAAAGATGAGACTTTTACATGGGAGCCAGTAGAGATGAATAGTGAATCATTTGACATCCCACAACATAGAGATGGTCCTACAAAAGattgcaaaggaaaatctaaagTTCGTTACAGCTCTTCTAGCCAAAAGTTGAAGACAGACATGAATGATTGGTCCGAAGAAAGCTCTACAAGTGAGGAGTTTGATGtaggacaaatatttttttccaaaaaagattTGTCAATGAGATTAAGTGTCTtggcaatgaaaaaaaattttcaGTTTGTAGTAAAAAAGTCTACAAAAGAGGTTCTCTTTGTTAGATGCATTGACAACAAGTGTGGTTGGAGACTGCGAGCGATGAGATTGaaggattcaaatatatttaagattaaaaagtatgtCAAAGTTCATTCGTGTtctcttgacgttttgaaTCGTGACCATAGGCAAGCAAAATCTTGGGTTGTTGGAGAATTAATAAAGTCAAAGTTCAAGGGAGTCGGTCGTCTATACAAACCGCGTGATATCATAGAAGACATGAGGCAAGACTATGGCATAAATATGAGTTATGAAAAAGCATGGCGCGCTAGAGAAAATGCGTATGAACGAGTGCGCGGGTGTCCTGAAGAGTCATATAATCTATTGCTTAGATATGGTGAAGCTCTCAAACTTGCAAATGTAGGTACAATATTTCACATGGAACTTGAAGATAATCgtttcttcaaatatctttttatggcTGTTGGTCCATGTGTTCGAGGATTCTTAAACTGCATTAGACCGGTTATAGTCATGGATGGAACATTCCTTAAGAACAAATATCGGGGTCAGTTGATAGTTGCTGTTTGCTTGGAtggtaacaatcaaatttatcctCTTGCCTTTGGAGTGGTGGACAGAGAAACAGATGCTTCAATACAGTGGTTCttagagaaattgaaaggtGCAATAGGAGAGGTGCCTAATCTAGGCTTCGTGACAGAtcgaaaaacatgtttttctaaGTGTATTGCATCGGTTTTTCCCTCCGCATTCCATGGACTTTGTGTCCAACACttgactcaaaatttgaatgataaatacAAGAATGACACTATAGCTACTTTGTTTTACAATGCATCTAGAACATACCGTGAATCAACGTTCTCAGAAGCGTGGAGAAGTATTCTTGCATTTCCTAATGATtcaggaaaatatttaaacgatgTTGGAATAACACGTTGGTCTCGTTTTCACTGTCCAGGAAGACGATATAATATGATGACAACAAATATAGCAGAGTCCATGAATTCTATACTGAAAGAACCTAGAGATTTGCCTATTGCTTCATTCCTTGAACATGTTCGAGCTTTGCTACAACGTTGGTTTTGGGAGCGTCGAGAAGAAGGCATTAAAGTGACGTCTACATTGACTAAATGGGCAGAGTTAGttctacaaaagaaacaagaacgaGCTTTGACAATGAAAGTCAACCCAATTGATTGTTACCAATTCCATGTTAAAGATTTAGATAAAGAGGAGGTCATAAATCTTCATACTCAAGAGTGCACTTGTAAGGAGTTTCAAGCTGAGCAACTACCATGCGCACATGCCATTGCTGTTGCACGGGATCgcaatataaatgtttatagctTATGTGCTAACTATTACACTAATGAATGTTTGTTGGCAGCATATTCGGAGGCCGTCTACCCAGTTGGGAATCAGTCGGAATGGAAGACAACCGAAGAATATGTACATATGACTGTCTTACCTCCGAAAGTAGTCAAAAGAGTTGGTCGACCGAAGAAAAAGAGGATTCCAAGTGTCGGTGAAGCACCAAAATTGCATAAATGTGGTCGATGTAAAGAAACAGGCCACAATAGATTAACGTGTACCAATCCAATTTCATACATCCAGAAGTCGAGCATACAAGATTAG
- the LOC101203301 gene encoding squamosa promoter-binding-like protein 9, with amino-acid sequence MEMDCSSLTESGGSSNSSPPNSSAESLNGLKFGQKIYFEDVGIGELPKSGGGSFSSSAVIASTPTKKPRGGVVQAAQPPRCQVEGCRVDLTDAKAYYSRHKVCTMHSKSPKVIVAGLEQRFCQQCSRFHQLPEFDQGKRSCRRRLAGHNERRRKPPPGSLLSTRYGRFSSSIFENSNRVGSFLMDFSAYPKLAGKDVWSTGTKASERVPGNPNVSSMGKYVPHPWQSNSENNQPELLLPVSAGGTSFSGPGNPSGGECINSVTDSSCALSLLSNESWGSRNRTTTIEVNALLNAEGTLVAQTTADAATNHFPTMSWGFKGNEAPTSSFRDLTSDLGLNHQVSHALTSSFSGDVQFPHLARRPYMELGHSGAFDSTQHLHWSL; translated from the exons atgGAAATGGATTGCAGCTCTTTGACTGAGTCAGGTGGGTCTTCAAATTCCTCACCACCTAATTCATCAGCTGAATCACTCAATGGCCTCAAATTTGGgcagaaaatttattttgaagatgTGGGTATTGGAGAACTTCCCAAATCAGGTGGGGGATCTTTCTCATCTTCAGCTGTAATTGCATCAACACCCACCAAGAAACCTAGGGGAGGAGTTGTTCAGGCGGCTCAGCCTCCTAGGTGCCAGGTTGAAGGCTGTAGGGTAGATCTCACTGATGCTAAAGCTTACTACTCCAGACACAAAGTTTGTACTATGCACTCAAAATCCCCTAAAGTCATTGTTGCTGGTCTTGAGCAAAGGTTTTGTCAACAGTGTAGCAG ATTCCACCAACTTCCTGAATTTGATCAAGGAAAACGTAGTTGTCGCAGGCGTTTGGCTGGTCATAATGAGCGTCGTAGGAAGCCTCCACCTGGGTCACTGTTATCCACTCGTTATGGCCGCTTCTCTTCATCTATCTTTG AAAACAGCAACAGAGTTGGAAGCTTTCTAATGGATTTTAGTGCATATCCAAAGCTAGCAGGAAAAGATGTCTGGTCGACGGGTACGAAAGCATCTGAACGAGTACCGGGAAACCCAAACGTCAGTTCCATGGGGAAATATGTCCCACATCCCTGGCAGAGCAACTCTGAGAACAATCAACCTGAACTTCTCTTGCCAGTTTCTGCAGGTGGAACCAGTTTTTCTGGTCCTGGGAATCCTTCTGGTGGAGAATGCATTAATTCAGTTACTGACTCATCTTGTGCTCTCTCTCTTCTGTCAAATGAATCATGGGGCTCCAGAAACCGAACGACGACTATCGAGGTAAACGCCTTGTTGAATGCTGAAGGTACACTTGTGGCTCAAACAACAGCGGATGCCGCTACCAATCATTTTCCGACAATGTCGTGGGGTTTCAAGGGGAATGAAGCTCCCACTAGCAGCTTTCGGGACCTGACATCTGATCTGGGTCTCAATCACCAAGTTTCACATGCTCTTACCAGTTCTTTCTCTGGTGATGTCCAGTTTCCGCATCTAGCTAGGAGGCCATATATGGAACTTGGGCATTCGGGTGCCTTCGACTCGACTCAACATCTGCACTGGTCACTTTGA